In Mycobacterium tuberculosis H37Rv, a single window of DNA contains:
- the lpqZ gene encoding lipoprotein LpqZ encodes MRITRILALLLAVLLAVSGVAGCSADTGDRHPELVVGSTPDSEAMLLAAIYVAALRSYGFAAHAETAADPVAKLDSGAFTVVPAFTGQMLQTLQPDASVRSDAQVYRAIVSALPEGIAAGDYTTAAEDKPALVVTQSTAKAWGGGDLSELPSHCRGLLVGRVAGAHTPAAVGPCRLPAPREFRNDATMFAALRAGQLVAAWTTTADPDIPADLIMLTDGKPALIRAENIVPLYRRNALTERQLLAVNEVAGVLDTTALIGMRRQVAAGADPAAVAAGWLAEHPLGR; translated from the coding sequence GTGAGAATCACCAGGATCCTCGCGCTGCTGCTTGCCGTCCTGCTTGCAGTGTCTGGCGTGGCTGGCTGCTCGGCCGACACCGGCGATCGCCACCCGGAGTTGGTGGTCGGATCCACGCCGGACTCCGAGGCGATGCTGCTGGCCGCCATCTACGTCGCGGCGCTGCGGTCGTACGGTTTTGCGGCGCACGCCGAAACCGCCGCCGACCCGGTGGCGAAACTGGACTCGGGCGCGTTCACCGTCGTACCCGCTTTCACCGGTCAGATGTTGCAGACCTTGCAACCCGATGCGTCGGTGCGCTCGGATGCCCAGGTATACCGCGCCATCGTCTCGGCCCTTCCCGAGGGCATAGCCGCAGGCGACTACACCACCGCCGCAGAAGACAAACCCGCGTTGGTGGTGACTCAATCCACCGCCAAGGCCTGGGGCGGCGGCGATCTCAGCGAGCTGCCCAGCCACTGCCGCGGGTTGTTGGTCGGGCGCGTTGCCGGCGCCCACACACCCGCGGCCGTGGGACCGTGCCGGCTGCCCGCCCCGCGTGAGTTTCGGAATGACGCAACAATGTTCGCCGCGCTGCGGGCCGGACAGCTGGTCGCGGCCTGGACCACCACCGCCGACCCCGACATCCCCGCGGACCTGATCATGCTGACCGACGGCAAGCCCGCGCTGATCCGGGCCGAGAACATCGTTCCGCTGTATCGTCGCAACGCGCTGACCGAGCGGCAACTGCTGGCCGTCAACGAGGTCGCCGGCGTGCTGGACACCACGGCCCTGATCGGGATGCGCCGCCAGGTGGCCGCGGGGGCCGACCCGGCGGCGGTGGCCGCCGGCTGGCTCGCCGAACACCCGCTGGGACGTTGA
- a CDS encoding short-chain type dehydrogenase/reductase, translating into MEGFAGKVAVVTGAGSGIGQALAIELARSGAKVAISDVDTDGLADTEHRLKAISTPVKTDRLDVTEREAFLAYADAVNEHFGTVNQIYNNAGIAFTGDIEVSQFKDIERVMDVDFWGVVNGTKAFLPHLIASGDGHVINISSVFGLFSAPGQAAYNSAKFAVRGFTEALRQEMALAGHPVKVTTVHPGGVKTAIARNATAAEGLDQAELAETFDKRVAHLSPQRAAQIILTGVAKNKARVLVGVDAKVLDLVVRLTGSGYQRIFPIITGRLIPRPR; encoded by the coding sequence ATGGAGGGGTTCGCCGGAAAGGTCGCCGTTGTCACCGGCGCGGGATCGGGCATCGGGCAGGCGCTGGCAATCGAGCTGGCCCGCTCGGGCGCCAAGGTGGCCATCAGCGACGTCGACACCGACGGCCTGGCAGACACCGAGCACCGGCTAAAGGCGATCAGCACGCCGGTCAAGACGGACCGACTCGACGTAACCGAACGCGAAGCCTTCCTAGCCTACGCCGATGCGGTCAACGAGCACTTCGGCACTGTGAACCAGATCTACAACAACGCCGGCATCGCCTTTACCGGCGATATCGAGGTCAGCCAGTTCAAGGACATCGAACGGGTGATGGACGTCGATTTTTGGGGTGTGGTCAACGGCACCAAGGCGTTCCTGCCGCATTTGATCGCCTCCGGGGACGGCCACGTCATCAACATCTCCAGCGTGTTCGGGTTGTTTTCGGCGCCGGGTCAGGCGGCCTACAACTCGGCCAAGTTCGCCGTCCGCGGCTTTACCGAGGCGCTGCGCCAGGAAATGGCGTTGGCGGGTCACCCGGTGAAGGTGACGACGGTGCACCCCGGCGGTGTCAAGACCGCGATCGCCCGTAACGCCACCGCCGCCGAGGGACTTGACCAGGCCGAGCTGGCCGAGACGTTCGATAAGCGGGTGGCCCATCTCAGCCCACAGCGGGCCGCGCAGATCATCCTGACGGGGGTGGCCAAGAACAAGGCCCGGGTGTTGGTGGGTGTCGACGCCAAGGTACTGGACCTGGTGGTCCGGCTGACCGGTTCCGGATATCAGCGGATCTTTCCGATCATCACCGGCCGGTTGATACCCCGCCCGCGCTGA
- the relE gene encoding toxin RelE (part of toxin-antitoxin (TA) operon with Rv1247c), producing the protein MSDDHPYHVAITATAARDLQRLPEKIAAACVEFVFGPLLNNPHRLGKPLRNDLEGLHSARRGDYRVVYAIDDGHHRVEIIHIARRSASYRMNPCRPR; encoded by the coding sequence GTGAGCGACGACCATCCCTACCACGTGGCGATCACCGCGACAGCGGCACGCGACCTGCAACGCTTACCCGAAAAGATCGCCGCCGCATGTGTCGAGTTTGTTTTCGGACCGCTGCTTAACAACCCGCATAGGTTGGGCAAGCCGCTGCGCAATGACCTTGAAGGCCTCCACTCAGCCCGCCGCGGTGATTACCGCGTCGTCTACGCCATCGACGACGGCCACCACCGAGTCGAGATCATCCACATCGCTCGTCGCAGTGCCAGCTACCGAATGAACCCGTGCCGGCCACGTTAA
- the relB gene encoding antitoxin RelB (part of toxin-antitoxin (TA) operon with Rv1246c) codes for MAVVPLGEVRNRLSEYVAEVELTHERITITRHGHPAAVLISADDLASIEETLEVLRTPGASEAIREGLADVAAGRFVSNDEIRNRYTAR; via the coding sequence ATGGCTGTTGTCCCACTGGGCGAAGTCCGCAATCGCCTCTCTGAGTACGTCGCCGAAGTTGAGCTGACACACGAGCGCATCACGATAACCCGGCACGGTCATCCGGCGGCGGTATTGATCTCGGCCGATGACCTGGCGTCCATCGAGGAAACGCTGGAGGTGCTACGCACCCCTGGCGCCAGCGAGGCCATTCGTGAAGGCCTCGCCGATGTTGCCGCAGGGCGCTTCGTGAGCAACGACGAGATCCGCAACCGTTACACCGCGCGGTGA
- a CDS encoding multifunctional 2-oxoglutarate dehydrogenase E1 component /2-oxoglutarate dehydrogenase dihydrolipoyllysine-residue succinyltransferase (Multifunctional alpha-ketoglutarate metabolic enzyme. Cofactor: thiamine diphosphate.), which produces MANISSPFGQNEWLVEEMYRKFRDDPSSVDPSWHEFLVDYSPEPTSQPAAEPTRVTSPLVAERAAAAAPQAPPKPADTAAAGNGVVAALAAKTAVPPPAEGDEVAVLRGAAAAVVKNMSASLEVPTATSVRAVPAKLLIDNRIVINNQLKRTRGGKISFTHLLGYALVQAVKKFPNMNRHYTEVDGKPTAVTPAHTNLGLAIDLQGKDGKRSLVVAGIKRCETMRFAQFVTAYEDIVRRARDGKLTTEDFAGVTISLTNPGTIGTVHSVPRLMPGQGAIIGVGAMEYPAEFQGASEERIAELGIGKLITLTSTYDHRIIQGAESGDFLRTIHELLLSDGFWDEVFRELSIPYLPVRWSTDNPDSIVDKNARVMNLIAAYRNRGHLMADTDPLRLDKARFRSHPDLEVLTHGLTLWDLDRVFKVDGFAGAQYKKLRDVLGLLRDAYCRHIGVEYAHILDPEQKEWLEQRVETKHVKPTVAQQKYILSKLNAAEAFETFLQTKYVGQKRFSLEGAESVIPMMDAAIDQCAEHGLDEVVIGMPHRGRLNVLANIVGKPYSQIFTEFEGNLNPSQAHGSGDVKYHLGATGLYLQMFGDNDIQVSLTANPSHLEAVDPVLEGLVRAKQDLLDHGSIDSDGQRAFSVVPLMLHGDAAFAGQGVVAETLNLANLPGYRVGGTIHIIVNNQIGFTTAPEYSRSSEYCTDVAKMIGAPIFHVNGDDPEACVWVARLAVDFRQRFKKDVVIDMLCYRRRGHNEGDDPSMTNPYVYDVVDTKRGARKSYTEALIGRGDISMKEAEDALRDYQGQLERVFNEVRELEKHGVQPSESVESDQMIPAGLATAVDKSLLARIGDAFLALPNGFTAHPRVQPVLEKRREMAYEGKIDWAFGELLALGSLVAEGKLVRLSGQDSRRGTFSQRHSVLIDRHTGEEFTPLQLLATNSDGSPTGGKFLVYDSPLSEYAAVGFEYGYTVGNPDAVVLWEAQFGDFVNGAQSIIDEFISSGEAKWGQLSNVVLLLPHGHEGQGPDHTSARIERFLQLWAEGSMTIAMPSTPSNYFHLLRRHALDGIQRPLIVFTPKSMLRHKAAVSEIKDFTEIKFRSVLEEPTYEDGIGDRNKVSRILLTSGKLYYELAARKAKDNRNDLAIVRLEQLAPLPRRRLRETLDRYENVKEFFWVQEEPANQGAWPRFGLELPELLPDKLAGIKRISRRAMSAPSSGSSKVHAVEQQEILDEAFG; this is translated from the coding sequence GTGGCCAACATAAGTTCACCATTCGGGCAAAACGAATGGCTGGTCGAAGAGATGTACCGCAAGTTCCGCGACGACCCCTCCTCGGTCGATCCCAGCTGGCACGAGTTCCTGGTTGACTACAGCCCCGAACCCACCTCCCAACCAGCTGCCGAACCAACCCGGGTTACCTCGCCACTCGTTGCCGAGCGGGCCGCTGCGGCCGCCCCGCAGGCACCCCCCAAGCCGGCCGACACCGCGGCCGCGGGCAACGGCGTGGTCGCCGCACTGGCCGCCAAAACTGCCGTTCCCCCGCCAGCCGAAGGTGACGAGGTAGCGGTGCTGCGCGGCGCCGCCGCGGCCGTCGTCAAGAACATGTCCGCGTCGTTGGAGGTGCCGACGGCGACCAGCGTCCGGGCGGTCCCGGCCAAGCTACTGATCGACAACCGGATCGTCATCAACAACCAGTTGAAGCGGACCCGCGGCGGCAAGATCTCGTTCACGCATTTGCTGGGCTACGCCCTGGTGCAGGCGGTGAAGAAATTCCCGAACATGAACCGGCACTACACCGAAGTCGACGGCAAGCCCACCGCGGTCACGCCGGCGCACACCAATCTCGGCCTGGCGATCGACCTGCAAGGCAAGGACGGGAAGCGTTCCCTGGTGGTGGCCGGCATCAAGCGGTGCGAGACCATGCGATTCGCGCAGTTCGTCACGGCCTACGAAGACATCGTACGCCGGGCCCGCGACGGCAAGCTGACCACTGAAGACTTTGCCGGCGTGACGATTTCGCTGACCAATCCCGGAACCATCGGCACCGTGCATTCGGTGCCGCGGCTGATGCCCGGCCAGGGCGCCATCATCGGCGTGGGCGCCATGGAATACCCCGCCGAGTTTCAAGGCGCCAGCGAGGAACGCATCGCCGAGCTGGGCATCGGCAAATTGATCACTTTGACCTCCACCTACGACCACCGCATCATCCAGGGCGCGGAATCGGGCGACTTCCTGCGCACCATCCACGAGTTGCTGCTCTCGGATGGCTTCTGGGACGAGGTCTTCCGCGAACTGAGCATCCCATATCTGCCGGTGCGCTGGAGCACCGACAACCCCGACTCGATCGTCGACAAGAACGCTCGCGTCATGAACTTGATCGCGGCCTACCGCAACCGCGGCCATCTGATGGCCGATACCGACCCGCTGCGGTTGGACAAAGCTCGGTTCCGCAGTCACCCCGACCTCGAAGTGCTGACCCACGGCCTGACGCTGTGGGATCTCGATCGGGTGTTCAAGGTCGACGGCTTTGCCGGTGCGCAGTACAAGAAACTGCGCGACGTGCTGGGCTTGCTGCGCGATGCCTACTGCCGCCACATCGGCGTGGAGTACGCCCATATCCTCGACCCCGAACAAAAGGAGTGGCTCGAACAACGGGTCGAGACCAAGCACGTCAAACCCACTGTGGCCCAACAGAAATACATCCTCAGCAAGCTCAACGCCGCCGAGGCCTTTGAAACGTTCCTACAGACCAAGTACGTCGGCCAGAAGCGGTTCTCGCTGGAAGGCGCCGAAAGCGTGATCCCGATGATGGACGCGGCGATCGACCAGTGCGCTGAGCACGGCCTCGACGAGGTGGTCATCGGGATGCCGCACCGGGGCCGGCTCAACGTGCTGGCCAACATCGTCGGCAAGCCGTACTCGCAGATCTTCACCGAGTTCGAGGGCAACCTGAATCCGTCGCAGGCGCACGGCTCCGGTGACGTCAAGTACCACCTGGGCGCCACCGGGCTGTACCTGCAGATGTTCGGCGACAACGACATTCAGGTGTCGCTGACCGCCAACCCGTCGCATCTGGAGGCCGTCGACCCGGTGCTGGAGGGATTGGTGCGGGCCAAGCAGGATCTGCTCGACCACGGAAGCATCGACAGCGACGGCCAACGGGCGTTCTCGGTGGTGCCGCTGATGTTGCATGGCGATGCCGCGTTCGCCGGTCAGGGTGTGGTCGCCGAGACGCTGAACCTGGCGAATCTGCCGGGCTACCGCGTCGGCGGCACCATCCACATCATCGTCAACAACCAGATCGGCTTCACCACCGCGCCCGAGTATTCCAGGTCCAGCGAGTACTGCACCGACGTCGCAAAGATGATCGGGGCACCGATCTTTCACGTCAACGGCGACGACCCGGAGGCGTGTGTCTGGGTGGCGCGGTTGGCGGTGGACTTCCGACAACGGTTCAAGAAGGACGTCGTCATCGACATGCTGTGCTACCGCCGCCGCGGGCACAACGAGGGTGACGACCCGTCGATGACCAACCCCTACGTGTACGACGTCGTCGACACCAAGCGCGGGGCCCGCAAAAGCTACACCGAAGCCCTGATCGGACGTGGCGACATCTCGATGAAGGAGGCCGAGGACGCGCTGCGCGACTACCAGGGCCAGCTGGAACGGGTGTTCAACGAAGTGCGCGAGCTGGAGAAGCACGGTGTGCAGCCGAGCGAGTCGGTCGAGTCCGACCAGATGATTCCCGCGGGGCTGGCCACTGCGGTGGACAAGTCGCTGCTGGCCCGGATCGGCGATGCGTTCCTCGCCTTGCCGAACGGCTTCACCGCGCACCCGCGAGTCCAACCGGTGCTGGAGAAGCGCCGGGAGATGGCCTATGAAGGCAAGATCGACTGGGCCTTTGGCGAGCTGCTGGCGCTGGGCTCGCTGGTGGCCGAAGGCAAGCTGGTGCGCTTGTCGGGGCAGGACAGCCGCCGCGGCACCTTCTCCCAGCGGCATTCGGTTCTCATCGACCGCCACACTGGCGAGGAGTTCACACCACTGCAGCTGCTGGCGACCAACTCCGACGGCAGCCCGACCGGCGGAAAGTTCCTGGTCTACGACTCGCCACTGTCGGAGTACGCCGCCGTCGGCTTCGAGTACGGCTACACTGTGGGCAATCCGGACGCCGTGGTGCTCTGGGAGGCGCAGTTCGGCGACTTCGTCAACGGCGCGCAGTCGATCATCGACGAGTTCATCAGCTCCGGTGAGGCCAAGTGGGGCCAATTGTCCAACGTCGTGCTGCTGTTACCGCACGGGCACGAGGGGCAGGGACCCGACCACACTTCTGCCCGGATCGAACGCTTCTTGCAGTTGTGGGCGGAAGGTTCGATGACCATCGCGATGCCGTCGACTCCGTCGAACTACTTCCACCTGCTACGCCGGCATGCCCTGGACGGCATCCAACGCCCGCTGATCGTGTTCACGCCCAAGTCGATGTTGCGTCACAAGGCCGCCGTCAGCGAAATCAAGGACTTCACCGAGATCAAGTTCCGCTCAGTGCTGGAGGAACCCACCTATGAGGACGGCATCGGAGACCGCAACAAGGTCAGCCGGATCCTGCTGACCAGTGGCAAGCTGTATTACGAGCTGGCCGCCCGCAAGGCCAAGGACAACCGCAATGACCTCGCGATCGTGCGGCTTGAACAGCTCGCCCCGCTGCCCAGGCGTCGACTGCGTGAAACGCTGGACCGCTACGAGAACGTCAAGGAGTTCTTCTGGGTCCAAGAGGAACCGGCCAACCAGGGTGCGTGGCCGCGATTCGGGCTCGAACTACCCGAGCTGCTGCCTGACAAGTTGGCCGGGATCAAGCGAATCTCGCGCCGGGCGATGTCAGCCCCGTCGTCAGGCTCGTCGAAGGTGCACGCCGTCGAACAGCAGGAGATCCTCGACGAGGCGTTCGGCTGA
- a CDS encoding membrane protein (A core mycobacterial gene; conserved in mycobacterial strains (See Marmiesse et al., 2004 PMID:14766927).), with the protein MSARRIRSWKRFDNRSANAAEPDPQLAGTGGRPKVSTRALAQVIERSSRIQGPAAQAYVARLRRAHPGASPAKIVAKLEKRFLSVVTASGAAVGAAATLPGIGTLAAWFAAAGEVVVFLEATALFVLALASVHAIPLDHRERRRALVLAVLVGDNTTAVADLLGPGRTSGGWVSETMASLPLPAISSLNSRMLKYVVKRFALKRGALMFGKLVPMGIGAIIGAIGNRLVGKKLVRNARSAFGTPPARWPVTLHVLPTVRDAS; encoded by the coding sequence ATGAGCGCTCGACGAATCAGGTCTTGGAAAAGGTTCGACAATCGATCCGCAAATGCAGCTGAGCCGGACCCGCAGCTGGCCGGGACCGGCGGGCGGCCCAAAGTGTCCACGCGGGCATTGGCGCAGGTCATCGAACGGAGTTCGCGGATACAGGGCCCGGCAGCACAGGCGTATGTGGCCCGCCTGCGTCGCGCCCACCCGGGGGCCAGCCCCGCCAAGATCGTAGCCAAGCTCGAGAAACGCTTCTTGTCGGTGGTGACGGCCAGTGGAGCGGCGGTAGGTGCGGCCGCGACCTTACCGGGGATCGGCACCCTGGCCGCATGGTTCGCCGCGGCCGGAGAGGTTGTCGTGTTCCTTGAGGCCACCGCGCTGTTCGTGCTGGCGCTGGCCTCGGTACACGCCATTCCCCTCGACCACCGAGAACGGCGCCGTGCCCTGGTCTTGGCGGTGCTGGTCGGCGACAACACTACTGCGGTGGCCGATCTGCTCGGTCCGGGCCGAACCAGCGGCGGCTGGGTGTCGGAGACCATGGCCTCGCTGCCGCTGCCGGCGATATCGTCGTTGAACTCGCGAATGCTCAAATACGTCGTCAAACGATTCGCGCTGAAACGCGGCGCGCTCATGTTTGGCAAGCTGGTGCCGATGGGTATCGGCGCGATCATCGGCGCCATCGGCAATCGGCTGGTCGGCAAGAAGCTCGTCCGTAATGCGCGATCGGCATTCGGCACCCCGCCGGCGCGCTGGCCGGTCACCCTGCACGTGCTACCGACCGTTCGGGATGCCAGCTAG
- a CDS encoding MFS-type drug transporter (integral membrane protein) produces MTTAIRRAAGSSYFRNPWPALWAMMVGFFMIMLDSTVVAIANPTIMAQLRIGYATVVWVTSAYLLAYAVPMLVAGRLGDRFGPKNLYLIGLGVFTVASLGCGLSSGAGMLIAARVVQGVGAGLLTPQTLSTITRIFPAHRRGVALGAWGTVASVASLVGPLAGGALVDSMGWEWIFFVNVPVGVIGLILAAYLIPALPHHPHRFDWFGVGLSGAGMFLIVFGLQQGQSANWQPWIWAVIVGGIGFMSLFVYWQARNAREPLIPLEVFNDRNFSLSNLRIAIIAFAGTGMMLPVTFYAQAVCGLSPTHTAVLFAPTAIVGGVLAPFVGMIIDRSHPLCVLGFGFSVLAIAMTWLLCEMAPGTPIWRLVLPFIALGVAGAFVWSPLTVTATRNLRPHLAGASSGVFNAVRQLGAVLGSASMAAFMTSRIAAEMPGGVDALTGPAGQDATVLQLPEFVREPFAAAMSQSMLLPAFVALFGIVAALFLVDFTGAAVAKEPLPESDGDADDDDYVEYILRREPEEDCDTQPLRASRPAAAAASRSGAGGPLAVSWSTSAQGMPPGPPGRRAWQADTESTAPSAL; encoded by the coding sequence ATGACTACGGCGATACGCCGGGCGGCCGGGAGCAGCTACTTCCGAAACCCCTGGCCTGCGCTGTGGGCGATGATGGTTGGCTTCTTCATGATCATGCTCGACTCCACCGTCGTAGCCATCGCGAATCCGACCATCATGGCCCAGCTACGCATCGGTTACGCCACCGTGGTTTGGGTGACCAGCGCCTATCTGCTGGCCTACGCGGTGCCAATGCTGGTGGCCGGCCGGCTTGGCGACCGGTTCGGCCCGAAGAATCTCTACCTGATTGGCCTGGGGGTATTCACCGTTGCGTCGCTGGGGTGCGGTCTGTCGAGCGGTGCCGGCATGCTGATTGCCGCTCGAGTGGTGCAAGGCGTCGGCGCCGGATTGCTTACCCCGCAGACGCTGTCGACGATAACGCGGATCTTCCCGGCTCATCGCCGCGGTGTCGCGCTGGGCGCATGGGGCACCGTCGCCAGTGTCGCCAGCCTGGTGGGACCGTTGGCCGGCGGCGCGCTGGTCGACAGCATGGGGTGGGAGTGGATTTTCTTCGTCAACGTTCCCGTCGGCGTCATCGGCCTGATCCTGGCGGCCTATCTGATTCCGGCACTACCCCACCACCCGCATCGGTTCGATTGGTTCGGCGTCGGATTGTCTGGTGCGGGAATGTTTCTGATTGTCTTCGGACTACAGCAGGGCCAGTCCGCCAATTGGCAGCCTTGGATTTGGGCGGTGATCGTCGGCGGTATCGGGTTTATGTCGCTGTTCGTTTACTGGCAGGCGCGGAACGCCCGCGAGCCGCTGATCCCACTGGAGGTCTTCAACGACCGGAACTTCAGCTTGTCCAACCTCAGGATAGCGATCATCGCCTTCGCGGGGACGGGGATGATGCTGCCGGTGACGTTTTATGCGCAGGCGGTGTGTGGGTTGTCGCCGACCCACACGGCCGTGCTGTTCGCGCCGACGGCGATCGTCGGTGGCGTGCTGGCCCCGTTCGTCGGCATGATCATTGACAGGTCCCATCCGTTGTGCGTACTGGGTTTCGGCTTCTCGGTGCTGGCGATCGCAATGACATGGCTCTTATGCGAGATGGCTCCGGGCACGCCCATCTGGCGGCTGGTGTTGCCGTTCATCGCGTTAGGCGTTGCTGGGGCGTTCGTGTGGTCGCCGCTGACCGTCACCGCGACCCGCAATCTACGGCCGCACCTGGCCGGTGCGAGCTCAGGTGTGTTCAACGCCGTCCGGCAGCTGGGGGCTGTGCTGGGGAGCGCGAGCATGGCCGCGTTCATGACGTCGCGCATCGCCGCCGAGATGCCCGGTGGTGTGGACGCCCTTACCGGTCCCGCCGGGCAGGACGCTACCGTGTTGCAGCTGCCCGAGTTCGTGCGCGAACCCTTCGCGGCCGCGATGTCGCAATCGATGCTGTTGCCCGCCTTCGTCGCCCTATTCGGGATCGTTGCCGCGTTGTTCCTGGTTGACTTCACCGGTGCTGCGGTTGCCAAAGAGCCGTTGCCCGAATCCGATGGCGACGCTGACGACGACGACTATGTCGAGTACATCCTTCGTCGGGAACCGGAAGAGGATTGCGACACCCAGCCGCTGCGGGCGTCGCGCCCGGCAGCGGCCGCAGCGTCACGCAGCGGTGCTGGGGGTCCGCTGGCGGTCAGCTGGTCGACGTCAGCCCAAGGAATGCCCCCAGGTCCACCAGGCCGTCGGGCGTGGCAGGCAGATACTGAGTCAACAGCTCCGAGCGCACTATAA